In Mucilaginibacter auburnensis, the genomic stretch GTGCAGCTTAAAGAGGTTTTACCGGCTAAAGTGCATGATCGCTTGCGTAATGCACTGCCTGTTTTTGGAAAAAAAATGAAAGGATATTATACTAACGACGCCATATTGGTAGGAGTAGAGTCGCGCACATCATCGCCCATTAAAATACCACGCGACAAAGAAACACTACAGCATCCGCAAATAAAGGGCTTGTTTCCGTGTGGTGAAGGAGCGGGTTATGCAGGCGGAATTATCTCGGCTGCAATTGATGGCATAAATTGCGCGATAGCTGCGGGTAAAGTTGTCTGAACTAAGATTAGTTGGATTTATATTATTATTGGATGCACCATATATATGTATTTAAATCCTTGGCATAAAATCTGCTAATGATCTTACAATCCTATATATCATAGAAATCTTAGTTCAGACAAATGAGTACATCAGCCCAACTACACACCGAACTTAAAAAAGTATTGTGGGGACAGCCATGGTATGGTAATTCAGTTTATGTTACACTTGCTGGTGTAACATTTGAAAATGCTTACAAACGCCCGCCGGGAGGAGCCCACACCATAGCTGAAATTGTTCTGCACATGATAAGCTGGACTGAAGAGGTAATTGACCGGATGAACGAGAAGCCTGCCGGTATGCCGCTTGGTGGCAACTGGCCCGAGCCAGAGCAAGCTGATGAGCTTAAATGGAACCTGTATATTGACGATCTAAAGTTGGTTAACGACAATCTCCTTAAAGCTATAGACAGTTTTCCTGAAGAGAAATGGCACCAGCCTATTATTGATGAGCGTAACGAAGAGCCTGTGGTAAGCTATGCCGAATTGGTTAACGGATTAATTCAACATCACATTTACCATCAGGGGCAAATAGGGTTGTTGGTTAGGTTGCTTGCTTAGAAATTGTATGGAGGTTAATATGGCAGTTCCTCGCAGGTAAATCCGGCCTCGTTTAATAACAACTCAATTTGCCTTGGCGATACCTCATCGTCAGAAACTACACGAAGAATATGATCGCAGTCTTCCAGATCAAAGTTCCATTCTTCAATTTCTTTTTTACCGCTTAAAAGCGGTTTAACGCTATCAACCTGATGCGGTGCCGTAACACTTGTTGCAAATACCAGTACGTTCATGTTGTTATTGTTTAAGTTTTAACAGAAGGGTTAAAAATTAACCCTTCTGCCTTTTATAGTGATCATTACAGGTCAAGAAAGCCTTCGGCGCAAACATCCGGCCTACTAACAAGCAACTACTGAATTTTAGTGTTCGGGTGTTTTAGCTTCTTCAGTCCAATTCTTCCACTTCTGTGCAAACGGATGATTACCGCAGCGTTCCTGCATTTTCTGTTTAAAACGTTCCCGCTCTTCCGGTGTCATGTTGCGCAGTTTTTCTTCCATTTTGCGTTTCATCCAGGGCGCACCCCCGCCGCCGAATGGCCCGCAGCGGCCACCGCCCCTGCCAAAGCCAAACAGTAGTTTGCTTAAAATAAACAGGCCCATTGCCTGCCAAAAGGTTATAATGCTATACCCAAATATGCCGGGTATAAGCCAGTTCCATAATAGCATAACCGCATAGCTAATGAGCGACAAAAATGTTGCGCACGCCAGGGGCATAAATATGAAACGGCCTTTATAAAATGCTCTTTTCATTTTCTTAATATCTTGTTATATCTAAATACAATTGTTGTAAACGTGTACGGAGATGCAGCACGGCATAGCGCTTACGCGATACCAGCGTGTTAACATTCACTCCGGTTAATTCGGCAATTTCCTGAAAAGTCATGTCGTCCATTTCCTGCCACATAAAAACCTGGCGCTGCTCTTCGGGCAGTTCATCCAAAGCGCTGAACAGTTCTTCCCAAACCAGATTGCGCAAATAGGCAGTTTCGGGCGTAACATCGTCGGTCATTAAAATAGCCTG encodes the following:
- a CDS encoding DinB family protein; amino-acid sequence: MSTSAQLHTELKKVLWGQPWYGNSVYVTLAGVTFENAYKRPPGGAHTIAEIVLHMISWTEEVIDRMNEKPAGMPLGGNWPEPEQADELKWNLYIDDLKLVNDNLLKAIDSFPEEKWHQPIIDERNEEPVVSYAELVNGLIQHHIYHQGQIGLLVRLLA